One Paraburkholderia agricolaris DNA segment encodes these proteins:
- a CDS encoding phosphoribosylanthranilate isomerase encodes MKSTENLAAEARAGASQHAAPHRTRIKLCGLSKQEDVAYAIDLGADAIGLVFYPPSARSVSVAQAVELVHDVPPFVSVVGLFVNPTQDWIREVVSNVGLTLLQFHGDETVAQCESLASLAGLPWLRALRVAADTQPADLVKSALNYSAANGLLFDTHVEGYGGGGKVFDWSLIPAELARRAVLSGGLNAQNVSDAIHRVRPYAVDVSSGIEVPGAKGVKDHARMAAFVRAVRAADAE; translated from the coding sequence ATGAAATCAACCGAAAACCTGGCGGCCGAAGCTCGCGCGGGCGCATCGCAACACGCCGCGCCGCATCGCACGCGTATCAAGCTGTGCGGCCTGTCGAAGCAGGAAGACGTGGCGTACGCGATCGACCTCGGCGCCGACGCGATCGGCCTCGTGTTTTATCCGCCGAGCGCGCGCTCGGTGAGCGTCGCGCAGGCCGTCGAACTGGTGCACGATGTGCCGCCGTTCGTGTCGGTAGTCGGCTTGTTCGTGAACCCGACGCAGGACTGGATTCGCGAAGTCGTCAGCAACGTCGGGCTCACGCTGCTGCAGTTCCACGGCGACGAAACCGTGGCGCAATGCGAATCGCTCGCCAGTCTTGCGGGTTTGCCTTGGTTGCGTGCTTTGCGAGTTGCGGCGGATACTCAACCGGCAGATTTGGTAAAATCAGCGCTTAACTATTCAGCAGCCAATGGCCTTCTGTTCGACACCCATGTCGAAGGCTATGGCGGCGGCGGGAAGGTTTTCGATTGGTCACTTATTCCAGCAGAGCTCGCGCGTCGGGCCGTTTTGAGTGGTGGGTTGAACGCGCAAAACGTCAGTGATGCGATCCATCGCGTGCGCCCGTACGCAGTCGATGTCTCGAGCGGCATCGAAGTACCGGGCGCCAAGGGCGTGAAAGATCACGCCCGGATGGCGGCGTTCGTACGCGCAGTGCGCGCAGCGGACGCTGAATGA